The following coding sequences lie in one Cryptococcus gattii WM276 chromosome L, complete sequence genomic window:
- a CDS encoding Mitochondrial branched-chain amino acid aminotransferase, putative; Bat1p (Similar to TIGR gene model, INSD accession AAW45164.1) — MSQPLLASSLELTRLPADFTPAPGKESHGRYMLTVPWSRHTGWGTPKIGPRKDLALDPLAGVLQYAVTCFEGMKCYKSEQGDLRLFRPEKNFDRLKRSGARLGLPHDWDNTELLSLFSSLLALETPIVPSIDGSSLYIRPTLLETSQSFGIKEDALADEALLYVVTSLNLGLGLYGSSEGEGKGLKLDACKEFIRAWPGGTGSFKLGANYGTVNISKKKGYAMSLWLHGKEDYISEAGAMNMWIIKQVSDDYLEFATMSLDNGIVLPGVTRQSIIELLEDHASGKKAFPFAEGDVKMPEKIRVVERDISMGEILEGLKDGSLKGMFGCGTGVVVVSIGGITYQNQNYTIPFNPLVKLLRDTMTGIQRGRIDEGRGWSYKIEGSA, encoded by the exons CAGTCTCGAATTAACACGCCTACCCGCCGATTTCACTCCGGCCCCCGGCAAAGAATCGCACGGTCGATACATGCTCACCGTCCCCTGGTCCCGTCACACCGGATGGGGTACACCCAAAATTGGGCCTAGGAAGGATTTGGCGTTAGACCCTCTGGCAGGTGTTTTGCAGTATGCTGTGACTTGTTTCGAAGGAATGAAG TGTTACAAGTCTGAGCAAGGCGATTTGAGATTGTTCAGGCCTGAGAAGAACTTTGATAGACTCAAGCGTTCTGGTGCCCGTCTTGGCCTTCCT CACGATTGGGATAACACTGAGCTgctttctctcttctcctctcttctaGCCCTCGAGACACCCATCGTACCCTCCATCGACGGTTCATCTCTGTACATCCGCCCCACCTTGCTCGAAACTTCTCAGTCATTCGGTATCAAAGAAGACGCTCTCGCGGATGAGGCTCTATTGTACGTAGTGACATCTTTGAACTTGGGTTTGGGCCTGTATGGGAGTAGtgaaggggaaggaaagggatTGAAGCTGGATGCTTGTAAGGAGTTTATTAGGGCTTGGCCCGGTGGAACGGGTAGTTTCAAGCTTGGGGCGAACTATG GCACAGTAAACATTTCTAAGAAGAAGGGATACGCCATGTCTCTCTGGCTGCATGGCAAGGAAGACTACATCTCCGAAGCGGGCGCTATGAACATGTGGATAATAAAGCAGGTTTCTGATGACT ACCTCGAATTCGCCACCATGTCCCTCGATAACGGTATTGTCCTTCCTGGCGTCACCCGCCAATCCATCATCGAGCTCCTTGAAGACCATGCTTCCGGCAAAAAGGCTTTCCCGTTCGCGGAAGGGGATGTGAAGATGCCTGAAAAGATCAGAGTAGTGGAGAGGGATATTAGTATGGGTGAAATTTTGGAGGGGTTGAAGGATGGCAGTTTGAAGGG AATGTTCGGCTGTGGTACCGGCGTCGTCGTCGTTTCCATTGGTGGAATCACCTATCAAAACCAAAATTACACCATCCCTTTTAATCCTCTCGTCAAGCTGTTGAGGGACACGATGACGGGTATTCAGAGGGGCAGAATTGATGAGGGCAGAGGATGGAGTTATAAGATTGAGGGGAGTGCATAA